In Kordia antarctica, the following proteins share a genomic window:
- a CDS encoding ABC transporter permease produces MKTKKHIYSFIGIFSFISFWSLLKVVIFPNAIFLSSPIDTFQRLWELILSEGLLNDFLATLYKFSMGFGFAVVVGIPIGLFLGINKRVYQSVELLLDFFRSIPVTTLFPLFILFFGISSLTIISMVSVSCLFVIILNTSYGVFYTKESHISYLKSIGANKFQIFKHVVLPSSLPFIFIGLRVSVSFALIVVIVAEMFIGANKGLGIRVYEAHETYLISDVYAIIIFVGLLGYFLNRIFIVLEKKIIHWE; encoded by the coding sequence TTGAAAACTAAAAAACACATATATTCGTTTATAGGTATATTCTCATTTATTTCCTTTTGGAGTTTATTGAAGGTAGTAATATTTCCAAACGCTATTTTTTTATCTTCACCAATTGATACTTTTCAACGGTTGTGGGAATTAATTCTTAGCGAAGGTTTATTAAATGATTTTTTAGCAACGCTATATAAATTTTCGATGGGTTTTGGCTTTGCTGTTGTAGTAGGCATTCCAATTGGTTTATTTTTAGGAATAAATAAAAGAGTCTATCAATCCGTAGAATTACTTTTAGATTTTTTTAGGTCTATCCCTGTAACTACACTTTTCCCATTATTTATATTATTTTTTGGAATAAGTTCATTGACCATCATTTCAATGGTAAGTGTATCATGTTTATTTGTTATAATTTTAAATACTTCCTATGGTGTATTTTACACTAAAGAAAGTCATATTTCTTATTTGAAATCTATCGGAGCTAATAAATTTCAAATTTTTAAACATGTAGTTTTACCGTCATCTCTCCCTTTTATCTTTATAGGGCTAAGAGTTTCTGTTTCCTTTGCTTTAATTGTTGTAATTGTTGCTGAAATGTTTATTGGGGCAAATAAGGGGTTAGGTATAAGAGTTTATGAGGCACATGAAACATACTTGATTTCTGATGTGTATGCGATAATAATTTTTGTTGGTTTATTAGGTTATTTCTTAAATAGAATATTCATTGTGTTAGAAAAGAAAATAATACATTGGGAATAA
- a CDS encoding carboxypeptidase-like regulatory domain-containing protein: protein MISKNLTYFILLFLVFTSTTLSQNIKLSGTIKENTTNLLLTNANIIAEPQGDSTMKFSISNDKGFFELKLEKDETYIITISYLGYLPHEITYKAIESKTIDVSLKKDTESLGEVTLNYTPPVVIKKDTMSFKVDAFKTGDERKLRDILKNLPTVEVDKQGNVTVKGKKVSRVLVENKQFFTGDSKLAVNNIPADVVDKVEVLDNYSDVSFLKGLEDSEEMIMNIKLKEDKKKFVFGDIEVATGIKERYILNPKIYYYSPKTSLNMITDFNNTGKKSFTFKDYLDFNGGISKLFSNTESYMSLFDNDFTRFLDNQNFVENTNQFSALNISHDFNNKLSLTGYSILSNDKLQTLTTTTNNYIASDNLIENRRNEFDNINKFGIGKFAFNYAPNENTELLFESNIKASKNTSQGNILTESDFINSSINQNERIDDFSFRENIELHKQFNKNNTISVVLNYSFNRSQPKTNWQTDQSFLNGLLPIEDEAILDINSNKLRKTHSFKVVGKYYYVLNKLNHLYFTTGANVVNDSYSTFDFQLLQDGTTNDFSDSNFGNQSKVNFNDIYFGIDYKFKSGIVTIKPSLTYHNFFWGVEQFTEQNKRTKAVLLPKFMTKIEFNSSKVLSFNYSLQTRFPTITQFANRFTLTNFNNIYRGDETLENELYHNARISYYRFSMFKNIQYNLSVNYRKSTRNLKTANVIQGIDNILTPILLDAVDESVIFRGSLKKGYGKVKLSARTSLSFSNFFTSVNDELIENTSNNYTIGSGLSTRFKYYPNIGIGYNKTFSSYKANTNAKFENDVFNVNLSYDFLNDFIFKIDYKREEFQNKTLNNTNTFDVANSSLFYQKENSAWGFEISASNLFNVDFRQRNSFSNILVSDERTFIQPRIFLLKISYKL from the coding sequence TACCAATTTACTATTGACTAATGCAAATATCATTGCAGAACCACAAGGCGATAGCACAATGAAATTTTCAATCTCTAATGATAAAGGGTTTTTTGAATTGAAGCTTGAAAAAGATGAAACCTATATAATAACAATTAGTTATCTTGGGTATCTTCCGCATGAGATCACATATAAAGCAATAGAATCAAAAACAATTGATGTTTCCCTAAAAAAAGATACTGAGTCTTTAGGAGAAGTTACACTAAATTATACACCGCCCGTTGTCATAAAAAAAGATACGATGTCTTTTAAAGTTGATGCCTTTAAAACAGGGGACGAACGCAAGCTTAGAGATATACTCAAAAACTTACCAACTGTTGAAGTTGACAAACAAGGAAACGTAACGGTAAAAGGTAAAAAGGTTTCTCGTGTGCTAGTTGAGAATAAACAATTTTTCACAGGCGATAGCAAGCTTGCTGTTAACAATATTCCTGCTGATGTGGTTGATAAAGTTGAAGTACTTGACAACTATTCAGATGTTTCATTCTTAAAAGGATTGGAAGATAGTGAAGAAATGATAATGAATATAAAACTAAAAGAAGATAAAAAGAAATTTGTTTTTGGCGATATTGAAGTGGCTACGGGTATTAAAGAACGCTATATTTTGAACCCAAAAATATATTATTACAGTCCAAAAACATCATTGAACATGATAACGGATTTTAATAACACAGGAAAGAAGTCTTTTACGTTTAAAGACTATTTAGATTTTAATGGTGGAATTAGTAAACTGTTTTCAAATACTGAATCGTATATGTCATTGTTTGACAATGATTTTACTCGATTTTTAGACAATCAAAACTTTGTAGAGAACACCAACCAATTCAGCGCATTAAATATTTCCCATGACTTCAACAACAAATTATCTTTAACAGGGTACAGTATTTTGTCAAATGACAAGCTGCAAACGCTCACTACAACAACTAACAACTATATTGCGAGTGACAACCTAATTGAAAACAGAAGAAACGAATTTGACAATATAAATAAGTTTGGAATTGGGAAATTTGCGTTTAATTACGCTCCAAATGAAAATACAGAATTACTTTTTGAATCAAACATTAAAGCATCAAAGAATACTTCGCAAGGAAACATTTTAACGGAATCAGATTTTATAAATTCATCGATCAATCAAAATGAACGAATTGACGATTTTTCATTTCGTGAAAATATAGAACTTCACAAGCAATTCAATAAAAACAATACAATAAGTGTAGTTTTAAATTACAGTTTCAATAGATCACAACCAAAAACCAATTGGCAAACCGATCAATCATTTTTAAACGGTTTACTTCCTATTGAAGATGAAGCAATTTTAGATATAAATAGTAACAAACTGCGCAAAACACATTCTTTTAAAGTCGTTGGAAAATACTACTATGTTTTAAACAAGTTGAACCATCTATATTTTACTACGGGCGCAAATGTTGTAAATGATAGCTATTCTACATTTGATTTTCAGTTATTACAAGATGGTACAACAAATGATTTTTCAGATAGTAATTTTGGAAATCAATCAAAGGTAAATTTCAACGATATTTATTTCGGTATCGATTACAAATTTAAAAGCGGAATCGTAACGATAAAACCAAGCTTAACGTATCACAACTTTTTTTGGGGTGTTGAACAGTTTACGGAACAGAATAAACGAACTAAAGCGGTTCTATTGCCAAAGTTCATGACAAAGATTGAGTTTAATAGTTCCAAAGTGTTAAGCTTCAATTACAGTTTACAAACACGTTTTCCTACCATTACACAATTCGCAAATCGTTTCACGCTTACAAATTTTAATAACATATACAGAGGAGACGAAACCTTAGAAAATGAATTGTACCACAACGCACGTATTAGTTACTACCGTTTCAGCATGTTCAAAAATATACAATACAATTTGTCTGTAAATTATCGTAAAAGCACACGAAATTTGAAAACTGCGAATGTGATACAAGGAATTGATAATATATTAACTCCTATTTTACTTGATGCCGTTGACGAATCTGTAATTTTTAGAGGTTCACTAAAAAAAGGCTATGGAAAAGTAAAACTATCAGCAAGAACAAGCCTTTCATTTTCCAATTTCTTTACGTCTGTAAATGATGAATTGATTGAAAATACTTCAAATAATTATACAATAGGTAGCGGACTAAGCACACGATTTAAATACTATCCAAATATCGGTATTGGATATAATAAAACCTTTTCAAGTTATAAAGCAAATACAAATGCTAAGTTTGAAAATGACGTTTTCAATGTTAATCTTAGTTATGATTTCTTAAATGATTTCATTTTCAAAATTGATTATAAGCGTGAAGAATTCCAAAACAAAACTTTGAACAACACCAATACATTTGATGTGGCAAACAGTTCACTATTCTATCAAAAAGAGAATAGCGCATGGGGTTTTGAAATATCTGCATCAAATCTTTTCAATGTAGATTTTAGGCAAAGAAACTCGTTTAGTAACATCTTAGTATCGGACGAAAGAACATTTATACAACCTAGAATATTTTTATTAAAAATATCGTATAAACTATAA
- a CDS encoding ABC transporter substrate-binding protein, translating to MKKIIVITISCIILYSCKQKQKTVNLTSPKTAFSMLTIIADQKGFFKKQDIDVNINYVKTGKIALDDLLGGNADFANIVETNVAFAGFLNANIEVYCNIEKVYDAGIVARVDKGINTPKDLNGKKIGVLLATTSQVYADRFLEKHGISKDSVELVNLLPPAMQSAIIEGSGVDAISIWQPYIYNVQKALGNENQVTFNDTEIFTGYMTLSGNKKFANENPEITEKLIKAYIEAEEYVKNNEKEAKTLISSFLNLPLETLENIWKQYDLSISLDQKLIDDTKAEGEWIIKTIDSYKNKSLPNYSQFFNSTYLEKVSPNKVKILEAIEN from the coding sequence ATGAAAAAAATAATCGTAATTACAATTTCATGCATCATATTGTATAGTTGTAAACAAAAACAAAAAACAGTTAATCTAACAAGCCCTAAAACAGCTTTCTCAATGCTTACTATTATTGCAGATCAGAAAGGTTTTTTTAAAAAACAAGATATCGACGTCAATATTAATTATGTAAAGACAGGAAAAATAGCTTTAGATGATCTTTTAGGTGGAAATGCAGATTTTGCAAATATTGTAGAAACAAATGTAGCATTCGCAGGTTTTCTCAATGCAAATATTGAGGTGTATTGTAATATTGAAAAAGTATATGATGCTGGAATTGTTGCTAGGGTAGATAAAGGAATTAATACACCCAAAGATTTGAACGGCAAAAAAATTGGTGTACTATTGGCAACTACTTCTCAAGTATATGCGGATCGCTTTTTAGAGAAGCATGGAATAAGTAAAGATTCTGTTGAATTGGTAAACCTACTTCCACCAGCGATGCAATCAGCAATAATAGAAGGCAGTGGAGTCGATGCGATTAGTATTTGGCAACCATACATATACAATGTGCAAAAAGCATTAGGAAATGAAAATCAAGTAACTTTTAATGATACTGAGATTTTCACAGGATATATGACGCTATCAGGTAACAAAAAATTTGCGAATGAAAACCCTGAAATAACAGAAAAACTAATTAAGGCATATATAGAAGCTGAAGAATATGTTAAAAATAATGAGAAAGAAGCTAAAACGCTCATTTCTTCGTTTCTAAATTTACCATTAGAAACATTAGAAAATATATGGAAACAGTATGATTTGTCTATTTCACTTGATCAAAAATTGATTGATGATACAAAAGCAGAAGGAGAATGGATTATAAAAACCATTGATTCATATAAAAATAAATCGTTACCTAACTATTCTCAATTTTTTAATTCAACATACTTAGAAAAAGTATCACCTAATAAGGTGAAAATTTTAGAAGCTATTGAAAACTAA
- a CDS encoding NACHT domain-containing protein, translating to MRIDYIHCLPDQKYKPAIKANTSSLPIKEMTWENFERLCLKLVEVIDGFSISECDILGRKGQKQEGIDIYARNDIDSYNTYQCKRYKKISPKKLIEIFNDFKKGDWFATSKKFILCTSAEFSDTKLQTQYESIKDNFKNEGIEVIRWDSSYLNRILKNHPRVVYDFFGKQWCIDFCGEELYNKHHENFKDRLDANQIAEYKEKLGTFYSHVFNTFDKGLPSLEDSNLKIEDRFVMLDVFKSSKIENFLLEEKDDDSNRETNIDESYINLPFDLILDDYGFETIKKLKPKQKENIQKKILRSRLDAEIDHNSLIIGEAGYGKSTFLRFLILNLLNDTSNSSDLLCSKFGNFIPVYIPFAYLTSKLKENRDRSLLDVLDLWFSSYDKQSLYELVQLAFKDKRLLIVVDGIDEYTSIEIAEIALDKLNIYKENDGIKLILSSRPYGYKILKGYIPKLTILNIAPLSIEQQKNIVRKWLEQKYSDKNTVTREVDDFINELSKANDLKDLAETPLLLNILLVQKLKNLALPKDKFSAYNEITEHLINKHYQKRINSASAEIESSLSELRDYWKDIFSIVAFEFQRKSFDGVLTKTEVKNVVKSFLDNELGYPNEKKIRIANKFTEFGVNHIGILVEKSNDELAFIHRQFQEFLTANHLSKNDTIEKVLLEFSDNLQWEQSIIFFFNHIVSKNQFKNYIEIVKTKNELLAYKIALSNKNCPLEVSRANFEDINSKFKLEQIHSKKDILLNIILLGISNPKLNSEYINFVDTYVPNSFNYQDYRVTPLANIEGLESDKIVIDFLFDHLLNGYVKDKLNASKILQKACKNEDLINRLIHLSYNSTNLYTRAYAINSLLNDYVDKTILHKIIKDYSECLHSEIAYMIISTKVFLGVQSDDDLELLFSINKKINTYELEDEIFWLFTNGWKNSKKLKEKCIEIINNERDFNSEISLSDAWMLLFHNFNKDNNVINRLASEIVSNENLFSIIDNGHRIIEHIGFYFKENKIITNAIVERLNRENEKFLSREKSLLCLISKDSRLKRYIIDYIKKNERIDYWLAYVLLENWKDDNEVKDLIKGFLNDEKLDGSLCILTPKILNKNEGIKLCEKILFGDYYFSERALKPLIEFDREYFEKKLLKKFINNRLEKFSKTQIFQPFWTAFEDLTKFFPDNIDVQNLINKYIDQSHRFFNQLISSKTIDKKIIHSILKKSRPLPDNNRKSIIKEICNHEKYNHVIQNFELESDSDCKTLLAYNFYKRNSLDIALEKAEKLTLFPDGFREVDVAIGLLGYVSLNELDNYFRMRNEKGIKYRFNFYDTDRAFGLKDEYFKYLDIHFEHFSKIFQLESNKNILRSVREEDNLYKLLIRHHSDKFISKPYIFKFVQKNDDIINTFSYVNFLLDEYPNHSFTDKVVIDIIKGEKKRDFYSFVVGSKIGKTYAGNESIKNLLIENINLNEKVCLSALLIGWNKDPIIDIYYKKDKNDELNIDDRGIIYLLMFSRYSNDGVISLLKRIENSNEDVFVHQPHLINPLMYKINEEIEIQDQILDSLLKEKSNFMIVLYFSILKEVNYKSDKLNDWLCEKSNCNKSNLIIGYNIIENKYQSLTHIINQ from the coding sequence ATGAGAATTGACTACATACATTGTTTACCTGATCAAAAATACAAACCAGCTATAAAAGCTAATACTTCAAGTTTACCTATCAAAGAAATGACTTGGGAGAATTTTGAAAGGTTATGCCTAAAATTAGTAGAGGTTATTGATGGTTTTTCAATTTCTGAATGTGATATTTTAGGAAGAAAAGGACAAAAGCAAGAGGGAATAGATATATATGCTCGTAATGATATTGATTCATACAATACTTATCAGTGCAAAAGGTATAAAAAAATTTCTCCAAAAAAACTGATAGAAATCTTTAATGATTTCAAAAAAGGTGATTGGTTTGCTACATCCAAGAAATTTATTTTGTGTACAAGCGCTGAATTTTCAGACACTAAATTACAAACTCAATATGAATCTATAAAAGATAATTTCAAAAATGAAGGTATAGAAGTAATAAGATGGGATTCATCTTATTTGAATAGGATTCTAAAAAATCATCCAAGAGTAGTATATGACTTTTTTGGAAAACAATGGTGTATAGACTTTTGTGGAGAAGAATTGTACAACAAACATCATGAAAATTTTAAAGATCGCTTAGATGCAAATCAGATAGCTGAATACAAAGAAAAATTAGGCACTTTCTACTCTCACGTTTTTAACACTTTTGATAAAGGATTACCCTCATTAGAAGATAGTAATTTAAAAATAGAGGATAGGTTTGTGATGCTCGATGTATTTAAAAGTTCTAAAATTGAAAATTTCTTGCTAGAAGAAAAGGATGATGATAGTAATAGAGAAACGAACATTGATGAAAGTTATATTAATCTTCCTTTTGATTTAATATTAGATGATTATGGGTTTGAAACTATAAAAAAGCTAAAACCTAAGCAAAAAGAAAACATCCAAAAGAAAATATTACGATCAAGATTAGATGCCGAAATTGACCATAACTCATTAATAATTGGTGAAGCTGGATATGGTAAAAGTACTTTTTTAAGGTTTTTAATTTTAAACTTATTAAACGACACATCTAACTCATCAGATTTATTATGTTCTAAATTTGGTAATTTTATTCCTGTTTATATACCTTTTGCATATCTGACCAGTAAACTAAAAGAAAACAGAGACAGAAGTTTATTAGATGTTCTTGATTTGTGGTTTTCGAGTTATGACAAACAGAGTCTATATGAATTAGTTCAGCTAGCATTTAAAGACAAGAGACTCTTAATAGTCGTTGATGGAATTGATGAGTACACTTCAATTGAAATAGCGGAAATCGCACTTGATAAATTAAATATTTACAAAGAAAATGATGGTATAAAGTTGATATTATCTAGTCGTCCTTATGGCTATAAAATTTTAAAAGGTTACATTCCTAAATTAACTATCCTAAACATTGCGCCTTTATCTATTGAACAACAAAAAAATATCGTTAGAAAATGGCTTGAGCAGAAATATTCAGATAAAAATACAGTAACTAGAGAGGTTGATGATTTTATAAATGAATTATCTAAAGCTAATGACTTAAAAGATTTAGCAGAAACACCGTTATTACTTAATATTCTACTGGTTCAGAAGCTTAAAAACCTTGCGCTGCCAAAAGATAAGTTTTCTGCCTACAATGAAATAACTGAGCATTTAATTAACAAACATTATCAGAAAAGAATCAATAGCGCAAGTGCAGAAATAGAATCTTCTTTATCCGAACTAAGAGATTACTGGAAGGATATATTTTCTATTGTGGCTTTTGAATTTCAAAGAAAATCATTTGATGGTGTCTTGACTAAAACAGAAGTCAAAAACGTAGTTAAATCCTTTTTAGATAATGAATTAGGTTATCCTAATGAGAAGAAAATTAGGATAGCAAATAAATTTACAGAGTTTGGTGTTAATCATATTGGTATTTTAGTTGAAAAATCGAATGACGAATTAGCCTTCATTCACAGACAGTTTCAGGAGTTTTTAACGGCAAATCATTTGTCAAAAAATGATACTATTGAAAAAGTTTTGCTTGAGTTCTCAGACAATTTACAATGGGAACAAAGTATTATTTTCTTCTTCAATCATATTGTGAGTAAAAATCAATTCAAAAATTATATTGAAATTGTAAAAACTAAAAATGAGCTATTGGCTTATAAAATAGCACTATCAAATAAAAATTGTCCTTTAGAAGTGTCTAGGGCAAACTTTGAAGATATTAACTCTAAATTCAAGCTAGAACAAATACATTCTAAAAAAGATATTCTACTAAATATAATTTTATTAGGAATATCTAATCCTAAATTGAATAGTGAGTACATAAATTTTGTGGATACTTACGTCCCAAATAGTTTTAATTACCAAGATTATAGAGTAACTCCTCTTGCAAATATTGAAGGTTTAGAAAGCGATAAGATAGTTATAGACTTCTTATTTGACCATTTATTAAATGGATATGTAAAAGATAAACTTAATGCTTCTAAAATACTCCAAAAAGCCTGTAAGAATGAAGATCTTATTAATAGATTGATTCATTTATCTTATAATTCCACCAATCTATATACAAGAGCTTATGCAATAAATAGCTTATTAAATGATTATGTAGATAAAACGATTTTACACAAAATAATAAAAGATTATTCTGAATGCCTACATAGTGAAATAGCATATATGATTATTTCTACTAAAGTCTTTTTAGGAGTTCAAAGTGATGATGATTTAGAGCTTTTATTTAGTATCAATAAAAAAATAAACACTTATGAGCTTGAAGATGAAATATTTTGGCTGTTTACAAATGGTTGGAAAAATTCAAAAAAGTTAAAAGAAAAATGTATCGAAATAATAAATAACGAAAGAGATTTTAATTCTGAAATATCATTATCAGATGCATGGATGTTGTTATTTCATAACTTCAATAAAGACAATAATGTTATTAATAGACTTGCATCTGAAATTGTATCAAACGAAAATTTATTTTCGATAATAGATAATGGACATAGAATAATAGAACATATTGGATTTTATTTCAAAGAGAATAAAATAATAACAAATGCTATTGTAGAGAGATTAAATCGAGAAAATGAAAAATTTCTTAGCAGAGAAAAATCTCTTTTATGTCTAATTTCAAAGGACTCAAGGTTAAAAAGATATATAATTGATTATATCAAAAAAAATGAAAGAATTGATTATTGGCTAGCATATGTATTACTTGAAAATTGGAAAGATGATAATGAAGTTAAAGACTTAATTAAAGGGTTTCTGAACGATGAAAAATTAGATGGGTCTCTTTGTATTTTAACACCAAAAATTTTAAATAAAAATGAAGGCATTAAACTCTGTGAAAAAATACTATTTGGTGATTATTATTTTAGTGAACGTGCACTAAAGCCATTAATTGAGTTTGATAGAGAATATTTTGAAAAAAAGCTACTTAAAAAATTTATTAATAACAGATTAGAAAAGTTTAGTAAAACTCAAATTTTTCAACCTTTTTGGACGGCTTTTGAGGATTTAACTAAATTCTTTCCTGACAACATTGATGTTCAAAATCTAATTAATAAGTACATAGATCAATCTCATCGCTTTTTCAATCAATTAATAAGCTCAAAAACTATTGATAAAAAAATAATACATTCCATCTTAAAGAAAAGCCGACCTCTTCCTGATAATAATAGAAAAAGTATTATTAAAGAAATTTGTAATCATGAAAAATATAATCATGTAATTCAAAATTTTGAATTAGAATCAGATTCAGATTGTAAGACTCTGTTAGCTTATAATTTTTACAAAAGAAATAGCTTAGATATTGCATTAGAGAAAGCCGAAAAATTAACTTTATTTCCAGATGGATTTAGAGAGGTAGATGTAGCTATTGGCTTACTAGGATATGTTTCTCTTAATGAATTAGACAACTATTTTAGGATGAGAAATGAAAAAGGCATTAAGTACAGATTTAATTTTTATGATACTGATAGAGCTTTTGGATTAAAAGATGAATATTTTAAATATTTAGATATCCATTTTGAACACTTTTCTAAAATTTTTCAATTAGAGTCAAACAAAAATATTCTTAGATCAGTTAGAGAAGAAGATAACTTGTACAAACTATTGATAAGACACCATTCGGATAAATTCATTTCAAAACCCTACATCTTTAAATTTGTTCAAAAAAATGATGATATCATAAATACTTTTAGCTACGTTAATTTTCTATTAGACGAATACCCAAATCATTCTTTTACTGATAAAGTAGTTATCGATATAATTAAAGGAGAGAAAAAGAGGGATTTCTATTCATTTGTTGTAGGATCTAAAATTGGAAAAACATATGCAGGCAATGAGTCAATTAAAAATTTATTAATTGAAAATATAAACCTGAATGAAAAAGTATGTTTATCAGCGTTACTTATTGGTTGGAACAAAGACCCAATAATAGATATTTATTATAAAAAAGATAAAAATGATGAGTTAAATATTGATGACAGAGGAATTATTTATCTCTTAATGTTCTCAAGATATAGTAATGATGGTGTTATATCGCTTTTAAAAAGAATTGAAAACAGTAATGAAGATGTCTTTGTGCATCAACCACATCTTATAAATCCTCTGATGTATAAAATTAATGAAGAAATTGAAATTCAAGATCAAATATTGGACTCTCTTTTAAAAGAAAAATCTAATTTTATGATTGTATTATACTTTTCAATTTTGAAAGAAGTAAACTATAAATCGGATAAACTAAATGATTGGTTGTGTGAAAAGTCAAACTGTAATAAGTCCAATTTGATAATAGGCTATAATATAATAGAGAATAAATATCAATCACTAACACATATTATTAATCAATAA
- a CDS encoding ABC transporter ATP-binding protein, with amino-acid sequence MKILEFISVNKTYQNNSVLENANFHINKGEFAVIVGTNGSGKSSILNAIAEIIKIDSGLIKRGVLKNEISYVRQDYRGNLLPWKNTFQNICLPLIIKGENKSNYEEKVNDTFKQFDIDLDLKKYPYQLSGGQQQQVAIVRGVINNPKLLLLDEPFASLDFGIKREVSKHILSYWKKSSLTVILVTHDIDEAIFLADRVLVINNKKIESIKVNLDRPRKIDLLASVEFGKIKSNIFKLLRYV; translated from the coding sequence ATGAAAATATTAGAATTCATATCAGTTAACAAGACTTATCAAAATAATTCAGTTTTAGAAAATGCTAATTTTCATATAAATAAGGGTGAGTTTGCTGTTATTGTAGGTACTAATGGAAGTGGGAAGTCAAGTATTCTAAATGCAATAGCAGAAATAATAAAAATTGATAGTGGTTTAATAAAAAGAGGCGTTCTTAAAAATGAAATTTCTTATGTGCGTCAAGATTACAGAGGTAATCTGTTACCGTGGAAAAACACTTTTCAAAATATTTGTTTGCCGTTGATTATTAAAGGAGAAAACAAGAGCAATTATGAAGAAAAAGTAAACGATACATTTAAACAATTTGATATTGATTTAGATTTAAAAAAATATCCTTATCAACTAAGTGGTGGTCAACAACAGCAAGTAGCTATTGTTAGAGGTGTTATAAATAATCCTAAATTATTATTACTTGATGAACCTTTTGCTTCTTTAGACTTCGGTATTAAAAGAGAGGTCTCTAAACATATTTTAAGTTATTGGAAAAAATCAAGTTTAACAGTTATATTAGTTACACATGATATTGATGAAGCGATTTTTTTAGCTGATAGAGTACTCGTTATTAATAATAAGAAAATTGAAAGTATAAAAGTTAATTTGGATAGACCAAGAAAAATTGATTTACTAGCAAGTGTTGAGTTTGGAAAAATTAAATCTAATATTTTTAAACTTTTGAGGTATGTCTAA